Part of the Mesotoga infera genome, TGCCGAATGTATGGTTGACGCACTCTGAGCTATGGCTCTAGCTGCGGCTTGTGCCGCTGGAGTGTTTTGAGCGTCTCTTGCTGCATCATGGCACCGAAGAATTTTCTTCTTTGCTTGCGGCAGTTTTATTTGTCCGGAAAGCCACTGCCGGGCGGCTATTATTGCAAATTTCGGACGTAAGTCATTCGGATAGTATTTAAGCCACAGAGGCAATAAGACTCGCTCAGAATAATCTGTGACCCATTTTATAAGTGTTGTCTTGCTCTGGGTTTCAATCTGTTTCATTAATGACTGAATATACTGGGCGTTCCAGTCGTTAAGCATCCTTCTCAATCTAGGCATGCCAGTTAGTCCTCAATTAGTGATGATTCCCAGTTTCATAACACCATTTCGCAATCTCCGCGATCAACTCCAGTGGGAGTGGCTTGCTGTATGAGATTTGAATTGCGCCCTTGCTTGTCTTGTATTGTGTCAACCGGTCTGCAAAATGTGCAACAGCTTTGTCACCGGGATAAAGTCCGATGTGGTTCTTGAAGGCTGCGAAGTGGATAATATTGTGCTTTTTCCAGTAGGTGGGCATCCTCCACGAGATGCGTTCCTCTGCGTCTGGCAGCGCTGCACTGAGCGCATCCCTTACCTGATGCAGGAGCGGCTGAAGGCTCTCGGGTTGTGCTTCAATGTAGGTGTCGATCGTTTTCTGGGGCCCACCGCACGAGTGCTTCTGGTTCTCTTTCTCGAACTCGCGGCCGCATTTCGGACATTGCCACATACCAGCTCACTGCTCCCTTTCCGTTATCGTTACCTTAACGCTCTCCCTGGGTTTCTTTCCGATCTTGGTCCTTATATCCTTCCTTACACCGATTACATAGCAGATCGTACCGTCGGGGTTCTTCATGCCCATATTAACAACGCTTCCGTCGTATGGTTCACCGTCGAAAATTGCGCGGACTTTTAGCCTTCCCCTGCCGAACTCCTTCCTTAAATCAAAAGGGAATTCTATGTAAGCTCCGTCTATGTCGGGGACTTTCCGGATAATGGCATTAAACTCATAGGTCTTCGGGTTCATAATCAATGACCTCCGTTCAGAAATATGCCTTCAGTAGGTTCACTGCTGTGCCCAGAAGGACAAGTCACATCTCAAGACGCTTCTGAAAAGCGACTCCGTCAATCTTTTCGCTCATGTTCCCACAATTCTCCGTTCCGATGACCAGAGTGTGAGTCCAGTAATCAAACCGATAATGATCAGACTGAACTCTTACATAGATAATACACGGTTGCTCTTGCGTTGTGAAGAAGCTGTCGGTCTCTTTGGGAGTCAATTAAACTCGACCGAGAAAGTGCGGTGGTTCTGAGTCTCTGCCTTTCAAAAAAGAAACTGGGAATCCGACTCCAAACAGCAACGAGAAGC contains:
- a CDS encoding DUF1905 domain-containing protein, which gives rise to MNPKTYEFNAIIRKVPDIDGAYIEFPFDLRKEFGRGRLKVRAIFDGEPYDGSVVNMGMKNPDGTICYVIGVRKDIRTKIGKKPRESVKVTITEREQ